Part of the Caldanaerobius fijiensis DSM 17918 genome is shown below.
TACCCACTATAGTTATGCTATAAGAGATGCTATAAAATCGGTTGATATTCCCTGTGTAGAAGTGCATTTATCTAATATATATTCCAGGGAAGAATTCCGACATAAATCGGTTTTATCTCCGGTGTGTGTTGGACAGATAGCGGGCTTTGGGGCTTATAGTTATCTACTGGCACTGGAATACTTTAGCTTGAAATGGAGTGATCAAAACGGTAAGGATTAAGAAGTTATGTGAAAGGATAAAGAAAGACGGGATAGAAGGAGCTTTAATCTTAAAACCAGTAAATATAAGGTATTTAAGCGGTTTTACTGGGGACGCGGGTTTCCTTTTGATAACAGAAACCAGGGTGATATTTTATACTGATTCCAGATATACAGAGCAAGCTCAAAAAGAGGTTATTGAGGGGATTGAAGTTCGGGAGCACGGTTATCCTGTGACTGAGTTTATGGCCGAACAAATCATTGACTTAAATATTAATACCCTGGGAATAGAAGAAAAATACATGACTGTAGACCTATACAGAGAATTAAAAGAAAAATTTTCAGGGACTTTTAAGAGTATAGATAGTTATATCAGTAATATGAGAATGATTAAAGAAAAAAGTGAATTAGAACGGATAAAAAAAGCGCAAGATATAGCAGACAAAGCGTTTCAGTACATATGTGGATTTATAAAGCCAGGAGTCACTGAAAAGGATATTGCCAATGAGATTGAATATTATATCAAGAAAAATGGTGCTTCAGGGACTTCCTTTCCTACAATCGTGGTAAGTGGTAAAAATGGTTCATTGCCCCATGGTCAACCTACGAATAAAGAAATCCGCAATGGCGAGTTCGTGACTATGGATTTTGGGTGCGTTTATGAAGGCTATTGTTCGGATATGACCAGAACTATAGCAGTAGGAAACGTAGACAGCGAAATGAGGAAAGTTTATAATACTGTCTTAAATGCACAGATATCTGCCCTTGAAAATATCGAAGCAAATATGGCTCTAAAAGATGCCGATAGTATAGCCAGGGAATTCATTAAAAAAGAGGGTTTTGGTCAATATTTTGGACATAGCCTGGGACATGGTGTAGGTCTTGAGATTCATGAAGAGCCCGGGGTGGGGCCAAGATCTGACGGATTATTACTGCCAGGGACAGTGATAACCGTAGAGCCTGGAATATACATACCCGGCAGGTTTGGAGTCAGAATAGAAGATATGATATTCGTAGGTGAAAATGGTACAATAGATATAACTAAGTCAAATAAACAATTGATTATATTATAATAATAAACACGGAGGGATTATGTAATGATATCAGCAGGTGATTTTAAAAAAGGTGTTACAATAGAGTTAGATGGTCAAATTTACACAATAGTGGATTTTCAGCATGTAAAACCAGGA
Proteins encoded:
- a CDS encoding M24 family metallopeptidase; this encodes MIKTVRIKKLCERIKKDGIEGALILKPVNIRYLSGFTGDAGFLLITETRVIFYTDSRYTEQAQKEVIEGIEVREHGYPVTEFMAEQIIDLNINTLGIEEKYMTVDLYRELKEKFSGTFKSIDSYISNMRMIKEKSELERIKKAQDIADKAFQYICGFIKPGVTEKDIANEIEYYIKKNGASGTSFPTIVVSGKNGSLPHGQPTNKEIRNGEFVTMDFGCVYEGYCSDMTRTIAVGNVDSEMRKVYNTVLNAQISALENIEANMALKDADSIAREFIKKEGFGQYFGHSLGHGVGLEIHEEPGVGPRSDGLLLPGTVITVEPGIYIPGRFGVRIEDMIFVGENGTIDITKSNKQLIIL